From one Drosophila subpulchrella strain 33 F10 #4 breed RU33 chromosome 3L, RU_Dsub_v1.1 Primary Assembly, whole genome shotgun sequence genomic stretch:
- the LOC119555121 gene encoding vicilin-like seed storage protein At2g18540, whose product MARQISMIKCTITNFYLGDSQKERSADREESASRRRRRPEDQERDGEELPRRREQERSADGGEPASRRRRGPGDQERDGEELQCRRQQERSADGGEPASRRRRRPGDEDRNGDGEESQRRRRRRNRQSAGSISMNYTLK is encoded by the exons ATGGCACGCCAAATTTCTATGATAAAATGC acAATCACCAATTTTTATCTGGGGGATTCCCAGAAGGAGCGCTCCGCCGACAGAGAGGAGTCGGCAAGTCGGCGCCGACGTCGTCCTGAAGACCAGGAGCGGGATGGCGAAGAGTTGCCACGTCGGCGGGAGCAGGAGCGCTCCGCCGATGGAGGGGAGCCGGCAAGTCGGCGCCGACGTGGTCCTGGAGACCAGGAGCGGGATGGCGAGGAGTTGCAATGTCGGCGGCAGCAGGAGCGCTCAGCCGATGGAGGGGAGCCGGCAAGTCGGCGCCGACGTCGTCCTGGTGACGAGGATCGGAATGGCGATGGCGAGGAGTCACAACGCCGGCGCCGACGACGCAATCGCCAATCCGCTGGCTCGATTTCGATGAATTATACATTAAAATAA
- the LOC119553387 gene encoding 39S ribosomal protein L21, mitochondrial codes for MSFLAQSVRQVLRQVPNRSLSLAGAMRSLSISPAFGQQNKPATESVDISAIAKDQQKECQSICERINRQVQKSEQGRLFAVVHLCGKQFKVTPGDVILVEGYWPPTIGDEISLDKVLLAGARDFTLVGRPILEPGLVSVKATVVEKTLSHTKTHFRKKRRKQYMRINFQRSPHTMVRINSIELARPVDGEAPPAEPSKRLF; via the exons ATGTCATTCTTAGCGCAAAGTGTGCGCCAGGTGCTGCGGCAGGTGCCCAATCGCAGTTTATCGCTGGCAG GTGCCATGCGCTCGCTGAGCATTTCACCGGCTTTTGGGCAGCAAAACAAGCCGGCGACGGAATCGGTGGATATATCCGCAATAGCCAAGGATCAGCAGAAGGAGTGCCAGAGCATCTGCGAGCGAATCAACCGCCAGGTTCAGAAGTCCGAGCAGGGACGCCTTTTTGCGGTGGTCCATCTGTGCGGCAAGCAATTCAAAGTAACCCCTGGCGATGTCATCCTGGTGGAGGGATACTGGCCCCCAACGATAGGCGATGAGATCAGCCTGGACAAGGTCCTTCTGGCCGGTGCCCGAGACTTCACCCTCGTGGGCAGGCCCATTCTGGAGCCCGGACTCGTCTCCGTGAAGGCCACCGTGGTGGAGAAGACGCTCAGCCACACGAAGACCCACTTCCGCAAGAAGCGCAGGAAGCAGTACATGCGGATCAACTTCCAGCGATCCCCGCACACCATGGTCAGGATCAACTCGATCGAACTGGCACGTCCGGTGGACGGGGAAGCACCTCCTGCGGAGCCCTCGAAGCGCTTGTTTTAG